The Radiobacillus deserti genomic interval ATTAGAGTGTAAAAGATTAATGGGATTTCCTGATGACTTTAAAGTACCTGTTTCCAGAACACAAATGTATAGACAATTTGGAAATTCCGTAGCTGTTCCTATGATCAAGGCAGTGGCTGATGAAATGAAGGCAGTTTATTATAATTCAATCAAAAATAAAGAAGTCTATACGAAAGTATAGACTTTTTTGATTTCAAAATAGTAACAATCTATCTCCTTCCCATCAGTGGACAAAAGAATCAGCGTATATCCACTCCAAGTTCATTTATAAAGTTAGAATATATCGAACTATTTTCTTCAATGAGAAAGCCTTATCAACGGTTCTCGCAAATGTAAATTCTGATAGGATAGGATTGTATTAAATAATCAAAGTAATGTATAGTCTATTCCTATTTACCATATATTTTTCATAATTCAGCTAAACAAAAAAGGCTACTGCAGCCTTTAAGAAGCTATTTTACAGTAGTCTTTTATTTATTATTCCCAATTAACCAGCATTACTCTCCTTTGACACAATCTCCTGCAAATACATATAGATATCCTCCATTGACCACAATGATATTAAAATTTTCATCCTTGTTTCTAATTCGGGAAATCTTTTGTTTTTTTCTATTCGCCAAATATAGGATGGTGAGTAACCAACGATTTCAGACAAATCCTGTAATGAAAGATGGTGTTCTAAACGGTAATCTCGCAAAAGTCCCCCAAAATCCCCAATTGCAGTATTAATCCTATCCATTCCTTTATTGCTCATTTCTTTCTCCTCCTATTTTTATTACTGGTATGTGCCCAGTACCTTCTGTTTTGGTTAACCTCTTATTATAAGCAAGTAAGTCACTCTCCATAACTATCAAAATGTAAATATGGAATATTTCTTTTCTATGAATCTACTATAGAGATATAAAGAAAAAGTCATAAAAAACTAAAGGAGTGATGTAAATGAGTCCAGACGAATTCATGAGTTTATCGATTAACGAAAGGCTAAAGACTGTGAACAAAATGCTAGAAAAAGAGGAGAAGGACCATTTGAGGAACGTAAGTAAGAAGGTAGGAATTCCATACTCAGCCTTCACAAAAATTATGCGAGAGAGTGGTAGTTACCAATACAACCAAACTAGCAAGAAATATGAGAAACTACTGAGCTTAGAGGAATATGAACAATATCTATAATTAGCTACAAATAAAGCTGATAAAACTAACGAAACGTTGAGTTTCCTTGAAGAACATTTAGATGAACTGAAAAAACTATTGGTGATACAGCAAATTCAGTTGATTTTGGACTCTGAAGTATATGACCCTACATGCAGCACAGTAACCAAATCATTCCAAGTCAATGCAAACATTTATAATCAGTTCACAGAGTTATGTTCAACACAATTTCCTCATCTCCGCCAAAAAGATCTCGTGAGTCAATGTTTATTTGATTTTGTCAAGAGGTTTCAAAACACCCACCCTGATAAATCAGGGTGGGTCCTTTATTATCATTAGTGCATAATTTCCTGTTAACCTCTATCTTTAGTATCTTTAGCTTGACTAATGTCTTTTATTTTTCCTCCGTAAATATATGGTGAAAAGAAAAAAATAAATTTTTCAAACACCTCAGCGAGTTGACCGGCTATAACAGGAATGTTGTATCCATCTGACTCTATGCTATAGTTAATTGTTCTTTTATCATCTCTAAAGTAAATAGTGGGACTAATACTCTTCCTTAGAAGTTCTTCCTTTTCACAAAAGTGCTGGTATGCACTTGATAAACATCGTTCAAAACGAATTCCTATAACAACAGCCTTTCGTTTCTTACTCGGTATTGAGCAAAAGTATGTTATATTTCCTATTCCTGCTCCAAATGTTAATTGTTTACTATATTTCAAATCTTTTTTACTGTAGTGAAAACTTAAAAAATTTGGTACTTTACGACAAAATGTTTCCATAAGGTATTTTTTAATATCATAATCACTTTCGAAATCAAAACTATTTCCCCCAACATAGGTCCTACCAAGATGTGTATCAGGCATCCATAAGTAGTCATCAACCACCTTCAACTTTTCCTCAATTTCATTAATGGAATCCAGTTTATCCCAGATATCTAATGGATAGCAAGTATTCAAAGACGCAATGCGTTTTTTCACATCTGGTTGAAGCTCTATGGCATAAAAATTTATATACTTATGTGGGCTATCTTGAAGTAATTGCTTTATTCCATCAATGTGTTTCTGTTGGAACTTTTCCGCAATCCAAAGTACATATCCCTCGGAGATATTGTTGATTAATGGAGTTACCTTATCCATTTGATGATTGTAACTATCTGAAGGCCCTACTTGATTTTCAATGAATATTTCGATTCTTCTTTCAGAATTAATCGCATAAAGATCTATTCGCTTTTTTCCAACACTTTCTTCAATTTTTATCCCCTCAATAGAAATTCCAATTAGCTCTTCTATCACCTTTTTATTCTTTTTCAAATAAAGCGTTAAAATGACTTCCTCTTTTCTACCTCCTATACTCATTTTGCCAATTCCTTTTCTTTAGATTGTAATTTAGTAACCAGTTGATATAAAGGCATATCCAACACTTTTGCTATATTCCAAACCTTATCCAAAGTTGGTGTCTTTCTTGTTCCATTTTTCAACCTTGAAAGTAGCCCCCCTGTCACTCCCGCTTCAGTTGCTAATTTGTTTTGGCTAATACCTTTCTTTTTACGATAATGCTCAACTAATTCTACAAAAACTTCAGTTATTTCCTCTGGACTCATTTTCATGATCTCTCCTTCGTGATGTATTGACTGTTTCAAAACATAGCATTTCCCGTGAAGGCGGTCTCTATCAACAACTTATTATTATGTGCGGTAAGAGGCTCTTTTATACCATTTCTTATAGTCAAAAGAAAAACTATAGTTGTTATAATATTCAGTTAATAAACTTTACTCAACTGTCTATATAAGGAGATAATCTAACATACTTATACAGGTAGATGAGCAAATAAAGGGACGTTAATTTATTCAGGTCATCCAAAAACCACCCTTCTGCTTTGTTCGAGCCTTTTGGGTGGTTTTCTCTTTAGATTTACTACACTCAACCCCATTGGAAAATTCCAGGGATAGATAGAGAGAAAGAGTGATACTAAACCACTTTTCACCTACCTTTATCGCAACATCTGGAGAGTGCTTATTGAATTGTAAATTCATACTGGAATGAATCTTTTGGACTTGGTCTATGTCCTTGTATGGCATTTTCGTTTCAAGGAAAGCTCTTATGAGATTGCACGATGACTTATCTATTTATATTACAAGTTTAATTATCAAGAGTGATTGTGTAGGATGACAAAAAATGAATATATTCGCTGGAAGAGCTGGATATAACTATATGATCTTTTACAGGGAACTATACGGTCGGCGTCAAAAATAAAGAATAGTAACATTATGACATACATCTAGCCTAAGAAAGAAGGTGGGAAAATGATTGATATTTTTCATGTTTCTATGTTTAGGTTGATTAGAAAATTCTAAAGAGTAGAATTAAAACAAAGAGGAGGATATACGTGACAGATAATAATAATGATTCATCTAAAACACTTAAAACGGAAAAAATAAACAATCCAGATCGTAAATTCGCATGGATGGATAAATATATAAAGCAGACTGGAAATGTGGCTAGGATGGAAGCCAAGAAAAATGGAACATACATTATATACGAAAAGGATGGACAATTGGTGAAAGAATATCCTGACGGTAAAATCCTACCTTTAAAAGATAAAAGTCAAGATGAGTAAATGATCTTCGTGATACTCTCTTTTAAAGAGGAAAGCTGCTAGGGATGAAATGTAATATAAATTTCATCCCTTTCCAGTATTGATGTAGAATTTAAAATCATTCCTAAAAATGCTACTATTACAAATTACCATGGAAAGTCATTCAGAGGGTTTTTCAGAAGAGAGGGGGCCTTTGGGTAATTCTTCGGTATCAATATTGTATTAATGCCTACTTCACTGAGTAATGCCAAGCGACTATTGTAAGTACCTTTTGACATCTTTTTATTCTTCAAGGGGGTATTAACGTTGTGGCTGCTAATTTGCTTGAGGAAATCAATTAGCTTTAATTTGTTTTGATTGGATAAAGAGGAATGTTTCAGCTTTTTTCTTACTTCGTCGATCTTGTAGAAATCTCCAGGATGGTAGATTTGCGACATATATTTTCGGAAATACTCTTTATAAACCACATCTTTCATATATTCTCCAAGTTTTCTCGGGCGTTGAACATTTATACTTTTCTTCTCCATATAATAGGAATGGTTCTCCATTACATGTACCTCAAAACGAACAATATCTTTTTCATAACTTTCTATTCTTTCTCCTTTATCAATCCTTTCCTCTTCCTTGAGATAGACTATACTTTCAACCGACTTCGATGAATGATAAACTGTGGTTTTATATGGCACAAACACACCATGTTCTATCTTTCCTAAATATTTCTTCTGGAATTTATATGACTTTGTTAGTTTTTTATACAAATCTACCAACAACATACGATGATTCTTGTCTTTGATCAAAACATCATATCTGAAGTCAATTCGAAGTAAAGTATGGTTACTGTAATGGCTAGAATGTCCAACAACATGCCAAAGTATATATCTTATTTCTTTCTCTAGTGATATATAGTCGTCTTCAGTAATGTCGGGGTTTCCTAATAGTTCTATTGCATCCACAACCATATACAACTTCCATTGTCCATTTCCTGAATTAGAAATACTCATTGTAACTCCCGGAAACATCCCTTCAAAGCATTCGTTAACCTGTGTATATTTGATATTTAGTCTCCTTTGTAAATCTTGTACTTCCTCATAGTGAAGTAAAAATAGCATTTTAAACGTATGGATCATTTTGGTTCCTCCTTGGTTAACCTTGGGAAACAGAAAACCCTTATGTATCAGGGGGTTAACTATATATTTTTGTTCCCAATCCGATTATATTTATTTGTCTTACCACCTCCCCAAAATGAGGGAAGGTTCAACATAGTAATTCTTTCATTTGATTGGCTTGTCGATACGAATATCATATCTTGTATGCAATCTTCGTAATACTTTTTAATGTCCTACCTTGTTCTAGCTTATATTTGGATTAATTACGGTACCGTGAAGAGTCTTGACAATTTGTCAACTCAGGGGCAATTTTCCATGATATGCTAGAGATGTAGTTTTAAAAAAAAGCAACTACACCACCCACAAACATCTACACTCCATATTTATCTTCTAACTATTGCTCCTTCAGAAAAACCTTGAACTCATCATTCACCCTTCATCCTTATACTTACAACTCACCCTTTGTTTTAAATTCCTGCCCAAAAAACCTCACAGTTCACAACCAAAGAAACTACAACAAATTGGAGGCATACCCCTATGGAAAAATCTACAAAAAGCGATTCCCTAATCGGAAAAAATGAAGATATTCAAAAGGCAAACGAAAATATTTCAGATAATCTCGATACAATTGCTTTTTATTTACTAGAAGCAATCCAACGTAAGTCAGATAATCAATTAAAGAAAAAAGGAGCATAATTATGAAAAACAACAGAAAAGTAATTGGATTATATACTCGTGTATCATCTGGACAAAAAGCACAATTTGGACAAGGGATGGAACAAAAAATAGGCATACGAGTTGCGAAGGAATTGTTTGGACAAGACATTGACATAAAATTCTATGTAGATGAAGGCTTTGGGCCGAAATGTAACACTGAAAGAAACCAGATGTTGAAAGATGTAAAACAGTGTAAACTAGATGCAGTTATCACCTATTGTGTCAGTAGGATTAGTAATACATTTTCACACGCATTAAAAGTAGTAAAAGAAATTCACTACTCAAATGTCCGCTTTATCAGTATAATTGAAGGAGAGTACACTCCTCTTAAATTAAACCGAGAATTCAAGATATTGGAAGTTCTTGCTCAACTCGAACGTAAAGATCATGCTGAAAGAATTAAAAAAGGGGATTGCGTTTAAGAAACAACTAAAAAAGGAGGGAGCAAAAAATGAAGCCTAAAAAAGTTGTCGGAATTTACATAAGAGTTTCAACCTATAAACAGGTAGAAAACGGATTTTCATTAGATGCTCAATTAGAAGAAGGAACTAAAGAAGCACACCGCAAGTTTGGACAAGATATTCTAATTGAAAGCTATGTTGATGGGGGTATTAGTGGTAAAAACACTAAGGATCGACCTGCTTTAAATCGGATGATGAGGGATGTAGCCGAAGGGAATATAGATGCAATTATAACTTATAAAGTTAGTAGATTGAGCCGTTCACTATCTGATTCCTTAAAAATCGTGGAAGAGATCCATAAAGAAAAAGTTAAATTTATAAGTATTAAAGAGGGAGAATACGGTACGCCGCATGGAAATTTACAGTTTAACATATTGGTCTCGGTGGCACAGTACCAAAGAGAAGATGTTGCAGAAAATGTCCAATTTGGAATGTCACAACGTGCAAGAGAGGGTAAATGGAATGGAGGACAATTACTAGGTTACGATACAGTCAGCAAAGAATTGATCATTAATGAAGAAGAAGCTGAAACAATAAAGTTAATCTTTGATAAGTATGTCCGTGAAGGTTGGGGTACAAAGAAAATATCCAATCACCTTAACGAAATTGGGAAACGGACAAAAAAGGGGAAAACATTTTCCATTGTATCTGTATCTACTATCCTTGATAATCCTGCATATAAAGGATACACCCGCTACAACCAAGTGATAGGTTGGGAAACGAATAGAAGAAAAGGGAAAAACCCAGATTATATTTTAACAAAAGGGATTCATGAACGCATCATTGATGAGGAAACATGGGATAAGGCTGCCGAACTAAGAGAAAAACGTCGCACTGGTACACCGAGACAATACTCTGGATCGTTCCCATTAACAAGCCTTGCCAAATGTCCGGAATGTGGTTCCTACATGACAAGTCAATATGGTTCAAAACGAAAGGATGGAACCAAAAAACGATACTATGTTTGTGGACAGTATCATAATAAGGGTAGATCCGTTTGTAATCCAAACACCATTGATGCCGCCTGGCTAGAAAAAGCTGTCTTTGATAGACTAACTAAATCATTACAGTCTGATTCAGTCATAAAAGACATTACCGAACGAATGAACAAACAATTGGAAAAGCATCCTAAGTATGCTGAACAGTCAAAAGAAGTAAAAATACTACAAAATCAATTAACGAAACTAGAAGCAAATAAAAAAAGAATTCAAGATTCAGTAGAAACAGGATCTGGTATCTACACCGAAGAAGAAGCAATAGCGAGAATAAATGGAATCCGTACTGAAATAAATGAAATACAAAATAAGATTTTCACCCTAATAGAAAAACAACCAAAAAATTCTACATCCATTAAACAAGTTACACCCGAACTCATTCGCCAACAGCTTCAAGAGTTCCTTGATTTATCAACATACCTTGAGCCTATGCAATTCAGGGAATTACTTGTAGCCTCCATTGAAAAAATAGAGGCTGAGAAAAAGAGTCTAAAACATATTCACTTTTCATTCATTGCCCATATGCCTGAAGAAGAATCGAGTAATTCGATTCCTTCATTTATTAAACATATTATACGAGAAAATAAATTATATAATAAACGTATCCCTTTAATCATAAAGGGTTTATATTTTAAGCCAATCCGCTACTTATTTATGGTAAGGTTCCCCCCGATTAATCCGAAACGCCCGATAAACCTGCTCCACCAACACCAGCCTCATCAGTTGATGCGGAAATGTCATCTTAGAAAACGACAGCGCAAAATCACTTCGATCCGTTACTTCCTTACTCAAGCCTAGCGATCCACCAATCACAAACGCAATCTTACTCTTTCCGTGTGTGGCAAGGTTGTCCATTTTTCGAGCTAATTCTTCAGAGGTCAACATTTCCCCCATTATTTCCAGGGAAATAATGTAGGTGTCTGTCGAGATTTTGGAGAGGATTCGGTCTCCTTCTTTTCGCTTTACTTCTTCCGCTTCCGCATCACTCATATTTTCTGGCGCCTTTTCATCAGGCAGTTCGATTATATCGATATTGGCATAAGCACCAAGTCGCTTCACATATTCTTGAATTCCCTGCTTTAAATATTTCTCTTTTAGTTTCCCTACTGCAATGATCGTTATCTTCATGTATCGTCCCTCGCATTACATTCTATTTCCTCTAGTTTACCAAACACTTTGGAACTTCCCTAATACAAGTGTATAATGCAAG includes:
- a CDS encoding helix-turn-helix domain-containing protein, with product MSNKGMDRINTAIGDFGGLLRDYRLEHHLSLQDLSEIVGYSPSYIWRIEKNKRFPELETRMKILISLWSMEDIYMYLQEIVSKESNAG
- a CDS encoding helix-turn-helix domain-containing protein, with the protein product MSPEEITEVFVELVEHYRKKKGISQNKLATEAGVTGGLLSRLKNGTRKTPTLDKVWNIAKVLDMPLYQLVTKLQSKEKELAK
- a CDS encoding recombinase family protein, translating into MKNNRKVIGLYTRVSSGQKAQFGQGMEQKIGIRVAKELFGQDIDIKFYVDEGFGPKCNTERNQMLKDVKQCKLDAVITYCVSRISNTFSHALKVVKEIHYSNVRFISIIEGEYTPLKLNREFKILEVLAQLERKDHAERIKKGDCV
- the rlmH gene encoding 23S rRNA (pseudouridine(1915)-N(3))-methyltransferase RlmH, yielding MKITIIAVGKLKEKYLKQGIQEYVKRLGAYANIDIIELPDEKAPENMSDAEAEEVKRKEGDRILSKISTDTYIISLEIMGEMLTSEELARKMDNLATHGKSKIAFVIGGSLGLSKEVTDRSDFALSFSKMTFPHQLMRLVLVEQVYRAFRINRGEPYHK